The Staphylococcus sp. KG4-3 genome has a window encoding:
- the hemC gene encoding hydroxymethylbilane synthase has protein sequence MRKLVVGSRRSKLAMTQSQQFIDKLKAIEPELDIEIKEIVTKGDRIIDKQLSKVGGKGLFVKEIQNELFDHSIDMAIHSLKDVPSVIPEGLTLGCIPDRENPYDAYIAKNHIKLDELPDNSIVGTSSLRRGAQILAKYPNLQIKWIRGNIDTRLSKLETEDYDAIILAAAGLKRMGWSDDIVTTYLDKETLIPAIGQGALGIECRSDDKELLDLLSKVHNDDVASCVTAERTFLTRMNGSCQVPIGGYATKESDGTIEFTGLIMSPDGKERYEHTERGTNPVELGEKVTEVLNAQGAYEIIKALNEEQ, from the coding sequence ATGCGTAAGTTAGTCGTTGGTTCAAGAAGAAGTAAATTAGCTATGACACAAAGCCAACAGTTTATAGATAAATTAAAAGCAATAGAGCCTGAGTTAGATATTGAGATTAAAGAAATAGTAACAAAAGGTGATCGAATAATAGATAAACAGCTATCAAAAGTTGGCGGCAAAGGATTATTTGTTAAAGAAATACAAAACGAATTATTCGACCATTCAATTGATATGGCGATTCATTCTTTAAAAGATGTACCAAGCGTTATACCTGAAGGTTTAACATTAGGTTGTATACCAGATCGTGAAAATCCATATGACGCCTATATAGCTAAAAATCACATTAAATTGGATGAACTTCCAGATAATAGTATTGTAGGTACTAGTTCGTTGCGCCGCGGCGCACAAATTTTGGCAAAATACCCGAATTTACAAATAAAATGGATTCGAGGTAACATTGATACGCGATTAAGTAAATTGGAAACTGAAGATTATGATGCTATTATTCTTGCTGCTGCTGGTCTTAAACGTATGGGATGGTCTGATGATATCGTCACGACTTACTTAGATAAAGAAACATTAATCCCTGCAATTGGACAAGGTGCCTTAGGTATTGAGTGTCGTTCAGATGACAAAGAGTTACTAGATTTATTAAGCAAAGTTCACAACGATGATGTAGCTTCATGTGTGACTGCTGAAAGAACATTTTTAACTCGTATGAACGGTAGTTGCCAAGTGCCTATCGGTGGCTATGCAACTAAAGAAAGTGATGGTACAATTGAGTTCACTGGATTAATTATGTCGCCTGATGGCAAAGAACGTTATGAACACACAGAGCGTGGTACAAATCCAGTTGAACTCGGGGAAAAAGTTACTGAAGTATTAAATGCGCAAGGCGCTTACGAAATAATTAAAGCACTAAACGAAGAACAATAA
- the hemA gene encoding glutamyl-tRNA reductase, producing MHLIAVSINHRTADVALREKVAFKDDAIRSANVGLYETKSILENVILSTCNRTEVYAVTDQIHTGRYYIQRFLARSFGFDVEEIKQMTEVKVGDDAVKHLLQVTSGLDSVVLGETQILGQIRNAFFIAQEEDTTGTIFNHLFKQAITFAKKAHNETDIADNAVSVSYAAVELSKKVFGKISNKQALIIGAGDMSELSLLNLIGSGVTDITIVNRTLSKAQNLAMKHNVKFEAMTSLPQLLANVDIVISSTSSDEYIVTNKMLQSCASERKNDSLVLIDIAVPRDIEPTIDAIADVFNYDVDDLKGLVDANLRERQNAADQIMQSIPNEISAHNEWVNMLGVVPVIRALREKAMNIQEDTMDSLDRKLPGLSERERKIISKHTKSIINQMLKDPIKQAKELSSDKKSTEKLELFQNIFDIEAENAYESKKETTNKVVNSQILSFE from the coding sequence ATGCATTTAATTGCGGTTAGCATAAATCATCGCACAGCAGATGTAGCACTTAGAGAAAAAGTTGCTTTTAAGGATGATGCCATACGTTCAGCCAATGTTGGTTTATATGAAACGAAATCTATATTAGAAAACGTGATATTATCAACTTGTAATCGTACAGAAGTATATGCTGTAACAGATCAAATTCATACGGGTCGCTATTATATTCAAAGATTTTTAGCGAGATCCTTTGGTTTTGATGTTGAAGAAATTAAACAAATGACTGAAGTAAAAGTGGGGGACGATGCAGTAAAACATTTATTGCAAGTTACTTCAGGTTTAGATTCTGTAGTTCTAGGAGAAACACAAATTCTTGGACAAATAAGAAATGCATTTTTTATTGCTCAAGAAGAAGATACAACAGGTACAATCTTTAATCATTTATTTAAACAAGCAATTACTTTTGCGAAAAAAGCACATAATGAAACAGATATTGCTGATAATGCAGTAAGTGTTTCGTATGCTGCAGTTGAACTAAGTAAAAAAGTGTTTGGCAAAATTAGTAATAAGCAAGCTTTAATCATTGGTGCAGGGGATATGAGTGAACTATCACTTCTTAATTTAATCGGTTCAGGTGTAACAGATATTACGATTGTAAATAGAACTTTGAGTAAAGCTCAAAATCTAGCAATGAAACATAACGTGAAATTTGAAGCAATGACATCTTTACCGCAACTTTTAGCAAACGTGGACATAGTAATCAGTTCAACAAGTTCTGATGAATATATTGTAACGAATAAAATGTTGCAATCATGTGCGTCTGAACGTAAAAATGATTCTTTAGTATTAATTGATATTGCAGTTCCTAGGGATATTGAACCTACAATTGATGCAATAGCAGATGTGTTTAATTATGATGTAGATGACTTAAAAGGGTTGGTAGATGCCAATTTGAGAGAACGTCAAAATGCAGCTGATCAAATTATGCAAAGTATTCCAAATGAAATTTCAGCGCATAATGAATGGGTGAACATGCTAGGTGTTGTACCAGTTATTCGTGCATTAAGAGAAAAAGCAATGAATATTCAAGAAGATACTATGGATAGTTTAGATCGCAAATTACCTGGATTATCAGAAAGAGAACGAAAAATAATCTCAAAACACACGAAAAGTATTATCAATCAAATGTTGAAAGATCCTATAAAACAAGCTAAAGAATTAAGTAGTGATAAGAAAAGTACCGAAAAATTAGAGCTATTTCAAAACATTTTTGACATTGAGGCTGAAAATGCATATGAATCTAAAAAAGAAACTACTAATAAGGTGGTAAACAGCCAAATATTGAGTTTTGAATAA
- a CDS encoding inner membrane protein YpjD — MQEIMFIRLNELILLFYFFSIACYFFDFIKKFYKVRRIGFVTLGIVWVLQTISLSFYINATKQVPLGNIFDVFFALAWLIISISIVISVIKQIDFSIFLFNLIGFIFIAMSTFQPMHYHGTGEKLNLINELLIVHVTFAIISYALFAFAFVNSILYLIQYKNLKQKRFDQKYFRIASVATLEQIVFYSSLIGFLFIILSIILGAQWGFNALGLNILIDPKVVMSIVITLLYGIYIIFRVKHMLTKHKLIYFNIILFCLSMINLFFASHVSDFHQWTGI, encoded by the coding sequence ATGCAAGAAATTATGTTCATAAGGTTAAATGAACTTATATTATTATTTTATTTTTTTAGTATCGCTTGTTACTTTTTTGATTTTATCAAAAAGTTTTATAAAGTAAGAAGAATTGGATTTGTTACATTAGGGATTGTTTGGGTGTTACAAACAATCTCTTTATCATTTTATATTAATGCTACGAAACAAGTACCCTTAGGTAATATTTTTGATGTGTTTTTTGCATTGGCATGGTTGATTATTTCTATTTCTATTGTGATTAGTGTTATTAAACAAATAGATTTTTCAATTTTTTTATTCAATTTAATTGGTTTTATATTTATTGCGATGAGTACTTTTCAACCAATGCATTACCATGGTACAGGTGAAAAATTAAACCTAATCAACGAATTGCTTATTGTCCATGTCACATTTGCAATTATTAGTTACGCCCTATTTGCTTTTGCTTTTGTAAATAGCATTTTATACTTAATTCAGTATAAAAATTTAAAACAAAAACGATTTGATCAAAAATATTTTAGAATAGCAAGCGTTGCTACGCTTGAGCAAATTGTATTCTATAGTAGTTTAATTGGTTTTTTATTTATCATTTTAAGTATTATCTTAGGTGCTCAGTGGGGATTCAATGCTTTAGGATTAAATATTTTGATTGATCCTAAAGTGGTTATGTCGATAGTTATCACTTTGCTATATGGCATTTATATCATTTTTAGAGTGAAGCATATGTTAACTAAACATAAATTAATTTATTTTAATATCATCTTATTTTGTTTGAGTATGATAAATTTATTTTTTGCTTCACATGTTTCTGATTTTCATCAATGGACAGGGATATAA
- a CDS encoding uroporphyrinogen-III synthase, whose amino-acid sequence MRPVIVMTQTSEFKRNDACIIHRPFIRVEALSFDLNLLNVNYDWLIFSSKNAVKFFQPYLKHVNVGKIAVIGEKTANYCKSLGLEVSFCPKDYSQEGFLESFCAEEGSRILLPSSNAARSLLQDELYNQNYIVQKIDLYKPVPHTDNINDVKMMIKKGEIDAVAFASSSAVRYYFNHEMTVNFDHYFVIGLQTLETLHQYHAKGTVSEIQTLESLVSKIIESWETNAI is encoded by the coding sequence ATGAGACCAGTTATAGTTATGACACAAACCAGTGAATTTAAAAGAAATGATGCATGTATCATACACAGACCATTTATCCGTGTAGAGGCATTATCATTCGACTTAAATTTATTGAATGTGAACTATGACTGGCTTATTTTTTCGTCCAAAAATGCGGTGAAGTTTTTTCAACCATATCTAAAACATGTTAATGTGGGTAAGATAGCAGTTATTGGTGAGAAAACTGCGAACTACTGTAAGTCATTGGGATTGGAGGTATCTTTCTGCCCAAAAGACTATTCTCAAGAGGGATTTCTTGAGTCGTTTTGTGCTGAAGAAGGTAGTAGAATATTGTTGCCTTCCAGTAATGCGGCAAGGTCTTTGTTACAAGATGAACTATATAATCAAAATTATATAGTTCAGAAAATTGACTTGTATAAACCAGTTCCACATACTGATAATATCAATGATGTTAAAATGATGATTAAAAAAGGTGAAATAGATGCTGTAGCTTTCGCAAGCTCATCAGCTGTACGTTATTATTTTAATCATGAAATGACAGTGAACTTTGACCATTATTTTGTAATTGGTCTACAAACATTGGAAACATTACATCAATATCATGCTAAAGGCACGGTATCAGAAATTCAAACGCTAGAATCATTAGTTAGCAAAATAATAGAAAGTTGGGAAACAAATGCAATTTGA
- the hemL gene encoding glutamate-1-semialdehyde 2,1-aminomutase codes for MRYSNSEKAMEAAEHLMPGGVNSPVRAFKSVDTPAIFMDHGEGSRIYDIDGNAYIDYVLSWGPLILGHKNKQVIDKIHEAVDKGTSFGASTTQENKLAELVIDRVPSIEKVRMVSSGTEATLDTLRLARGYTGKNKIIKFIGCYHGHSDSLLIKAGSGVATLGLPDSPGVPEGIAKNTITVPYNDLEAIKVAFEEFGDDIAGVIVEPVAGNMGVVPPIEGFLQGLRDITTEYGSLLIFDEVMTGFRVGYNCAQGYFNVTPDLTCLGKVIGGGLPVGAFGGKKEIMDHIAPAGDIYQAGTLSGNPLAMTSGYETLVQLKQETYDYFNKLGDQLEAGLKTVFAKHNVPITVNRAGSMIGYFLNEGPVTNFEEANNSDLEMFSQMYREMANEGVFLPPSQFEGTFLSTAHTEEDIKQTIEAFDTALSRIV; via the coding sequence ATGCGTTACAGTAATTCTGAAAAAGCAATGGAAGCAGCAGAACATTTAATGCCTGGTGGTGTAAATAGTCCAGTTAGAGCATTTAAATCTGTAGATACACCAGCAATTTTTATGGATCATGGTGAAGGTTCAAGGATATATGATATTGACGGCAATGCTTATATTGATTATGTACTAAGTTGGGGACCGTTAATTTTAGGTCATAAAAACAAGCAAGTTATTGATAAGATTCATGAGGCGGTAGATAAGGGTACAAGTTTTGGTGCTTCAACAACACAAGAGAATAAATTAGCAGAACTTGTTATAGATCGAGTACCATCTATTGAGAAGGTACGTATGGTATCATCTGGTACAGAAGCGACACTAGATACTTTGCGTTTAGCGCGTGGTTATACTGGAAAAAATAAAATCATTAAATTTATTGGTTGTTATCATGGTCATAGTGACTCTTTACTAATTAAAGCTGGTTCCGGCGTTGCGACTTTAGGATTACCAGATTCTCCAGGCGTGCCTGAAGGGATCGCTAAAAATACAATTACAGTGCCTTATAATGATTTAGAGGCAATTAAAGTTGCATTTGAAGAATTTGGTGACGACATTGCAGGCGTTATTGTAGAACCCGTTGCTGGTAACATGGGTGTCGTTCCACCGATTGAAGGCTTTTTACAAGGACTAAGAGATATTACAACTGAATATGGTTCATTATTAATTTTTGATGAAGTTATGACAGGCTTTAGAGTAGGATATAATTGTGCGCAAGGATACTTTAATGTGACCCCAGACTTAACTTGTTTAGGTAAAGTAATTGGAGGAGGTCTACCAGTAGGTGCCTTTGGCGGCAAAAAAGAAATCATGGACCATATTGCCCCAGCAGGTGATATCTATCAAGCTGGTACTTTATCAGGTAATCCTTTAGCTATGACTAGTGGGTATGAGACTCTTGTACAACTTAAACAAGAAACATATGATTATTTTAATAAATTAGGCGATCAATTAGAAGCAGGATTAAAAACAGTGTTTGCAAAACATAATGTGCCAATCACTGTAAATCGAGCAGGTTCTATGATAGGATATTTCTTGAATGAAGGGCCTGTTACAAACTTTGAAGAAGCAAACAATAGTGATTTAGAAATGTTTAGTCAAATGTACAGAGAAATGGCAAATGAGGGAGTATTTTTACCACCATCACAATTTGAAGGTACATTTCTTTCAACCGCGCACACCGAAGAAGATATTAAACAAACTATAGAAGCGTTCGATACTGCTCTAAGTCGAATTGTATAA
- a CDS encoding MFS transporter, whose protein sequence is MKFNKRKINTVDINQAKKSVFATGIGNAMEWFDFALYSYLAVIISKNFFSQVDNDEIKLIFTFATFAIAFLLRPVGGIFFGKIGDKYGRKIVLTTTIILMAFSTFLIGILPTYDQIGIWAPIILLLARILQGFSVGGEYAGAMVYIAESSPDNKRIRLGSGLELGTLSGYILASILVTIMFWLIPSSSMESWGWRIPFFISIPIGLFGLYLRTHLEESPIFENDLADSKEETQNILQIIKDNKRDILLCIVFVAFFNITNYLLLGYMPSYLDENVGIKDTISTPITAVVLIIMLPFAIMFGRLGDKVGNKKIISIGLTLGIVFSLISFQFLNNGNLAFLFMGLLMIGIVLSVYEGTMPGTLPTLFFTNVRYRTLSWTFNIAVSVFGGTTPLVATWLVHETGNNLAPGFYWLFVSIIGLIVVVFLFKDTSKQSLKGSYPTVSNAKEFKVAVENPKDSLWWYSESQQDK, encoded by the coding sequence ATGAAATTTAATAAAAGGAAAATTAATACTGTAGACATTAACCAAGCGAAAAAAAGCGTATTTGCTACTGGCATTGGTAATGCTATGGAATGGTTTGATTTTGCATTATATTCATATTTAGCAGTGATTATAAGTAAAAATTTCTTTAGTCAAGTTGATAATGATGAAATAAAATTGATTTTTACATTTGCGACTTTTGCTATTGCTTTTTTACTTAGACCAGTCGGAGGTATATTTTTTGGTAAAATTGGTGATAAATATGGAAGAAAAATCGTTTTAACAACTACGATTATATTAATGGCATTCTCGACATTTTTAATAGGTATTCTACCTACATATGATCAAATTGGTATATGGGCGCCAATAATATTGTTGTTAGCTCGCATATTACAAGGTTTTTCTGTTGGTGGAGAATATGCTGGTGCAATGGTATATATTGCTGAATCTTCACCTGATAATAAGCGTATTAGATTAGGGAGTGGACTAGAGTTAGGTACGTTATCTGGCTACATACTTGCTTCAATATTAGTGACAATAATGTTTTGGTTAATACCAAGCAGTAGCATGGAAAGTTGGGGATGGAGAATACCTTTCTTCATTAGTATTCCTATTGGACTATTTGGCTTGTATTTGAGAACACATTTAGAGGAATCACCTATTTTTGAAAATGATTTAGCTGACAGTAAAGAAGAAACACAAAATATTTTACAAATAATTAAAGATAATAAACGTGATATTTTGTTATGCATTGTTTTTGTTGCTTTCTTTAATATTACAAACTATTTATTGTTAGGTTATATGCCTTCTTATTTGGATGAAAATGTAGGCATCAAAGATACGATTAGCACACCAATTACAGCAGTGGTACTCATAATCATGTTACCATTTGCAATAATGTTCGGTCGATTAGGCGATAAAGTTGGTAATAAAAAAATTATCAGTATAGGTTTAACATTAGGAATTGTATTTTCATTAATCTCATTCCAGTTTTTAAATAATGGTAATTTAGCCTTCTTATTTATGGGCTTATTAATGATCGGCATCGTGTTATCTGTATATGAAGGTACAATGCCGGGTACGTTACCAACATTATTTTTTACCAACGTTCGTTATAGAACGTTATCTTGGACATTTAACATTGCTGTATCCGTGTTCGGTGGAACTACGCCTTTAGTAGCTACTTGGTTAGTACATGAAACTGGAAACAATCTAGCGCCTGGCTTTTATTGGTTATTTGTTAGTATAATTGGACTTATAGTTGTAGTATTTTTATTTAAAGATACTTCAAAACAATCATTAAAAGGTTCTTATCCAACTGTTTCAAATGCAAAAGAATTTAAAGTGGCTGTTGAAAATCCTAAAGATTCATTATGGTGGTATTCAGAAAGCCAACAAGATAAATAA
- a CDS encoding YitT family protein, translated as MKAMIVNHYKNIIICLVGTFINAIGVNGFLLGSNLGDGGTVGISLALKYSLGLSPALTSLIINIVLIIIGWKYLSKTVAIYTVISNTALSLFLELTKSVNLGIDDFVINSVFGGAIIGISVGLVLSTGSTVGGPAVIARILNKYFGFKTSKSIFLLDSLIVLSFLIVLPLRNVLFTIIMLFITERATSFIIEGFNPKKAVTIISEKNEMIADKINNFTGRGTTILPSKGGYSKNETGMLYVVVHQSQVTKIKNLVYQEDEKAFLVIHDVRDVLGSTFINNIT; from the coding sequence ATGAAGGCAATGATAGTAAATCATTATAAAAACATTATTATATGTTTAGTTGGTACTTTTATAAATGCTATTGGCGTAAATGGGTTTTTACTAGGATCTAATTTAGGAGATGGAGGAACTGTTGGTATTTCTTTAGCCTTGAAATATTCACTGGGTTTATCACCAGCGTTAACTTCATTAATAATAAATATAGTACTTATTATTATTGGATGGAAATATTTAAGTAAAACAGTAGCAATATATACAGTCATATCTAATACAGCGTTGTCATTGTTTTTAGAGTTGACTAAAAGCGTGAATTTAGGGATTGATGATTTTGTAATTAATTCGGTGTTTGGTGGAGCGATAATTGGTATAAGTGTAGGATTAGTATTGTCTACAGGAAGTACAGTAGGTGGACCAGCTGTTATCGCTAGAATACTTAATAAATATTTTGGTTTTAAAACGTCTAAATCTATATTTTTATTAGACAGTTTAATAGTTTTATCATTTTTAATTGTTCTACCTTTAAGAAATGTGTTATTTACGATTATTATGTTATTTATTACTGAAAGAGCAACATCTTTTATCATTGAAGGTTTTAATCCTAAAAAAGCAGTAACTATTATTTCTGAAAAAAATGAAATGATAGCAGATAAAATTAATAATTTCACCGGAAGAGGAACTACAATATTGCCTAGCAAAGGGGGATATTCAAAAAATGAGACAGGCATGCTTTATGTAGTAGTTCATCAATCTCAAGTTACTAAAATTAAAAATTTAGTTTACCAAGAAGATGAAAAAGCATTTTTAGTTATACATGATGTAAGAGATGTATTAGGTAGTACGTTTATTAATAACATCACATAA
- the hemB gene encoding porphobilinogen synthase: MQFDRHRRLRSSKSMRSMVRETHIRKEDLIYPIFVVERDNVKEEIKSMPGIYQISLNLLGEEIKEAYDLGIRGIMFFGVPNEKDAVGTGAYDHNGIIQEATRKAKSMYSDLLIVADTCLCEYTDHGHCGVINEETKDVDNDKSLPLLVKTAISQVEAGADIIAPSNMMDGFVAEIREGLDQAGYHNIPIMSYGIKYSSSFFGPFRDAAESAPQFGDRKTYQMDPANRREALRELDSDLNEGADMMIVKPALSFLDIIRDVRNTTNVPVVAYNVSGEYSMTKAASINGWIDEKAVVMEQMISMKRAGADMIITYFSKDICRYLDEEQ; encoded by the coding sequence ATGCAATTTGATAGACACAGAAGATTACGTAGTAGTAAATCAATGAGAAGTATGGTACGTGAAACACATATAAGAAAAGAAGATTTAATTTATCCTATTTTTGTTGTAGAGCGTGATAATGTTAAAGAAGAAATCAAATCAATGCCAGGTATATATCAAATAAGTTTAAATTTACTTGGTGAGGAAATTAAAGAAGCTTATGATTTAGGTATTAGAGGTATTATGTTTTTTGGTGTACCAAATGAAAAAGATGCTGTAGGTACAGGCGCTTATGATCATAACGGTATCATACAAGAAGCCACTAGAAAAGCAAAATCAATGTATAGTGATTTACTAATTGTAGCAGATACATGTCTATGCGAATATACAGACCATGGACACTGTGGAGTGATTAATGAAGAAACGAAAGATGTCGACAATGATAAATCATTACCATTACTAGTAAAAACTGCAATCTCTCAAGTTGAAGCAGGAGCTGATATCATTGCTCCAAGTAATATGATGGATGGCTTTGTAGCAGAGATTCGTGAAGGCTTAGATCAAGCAGGTTATCATAATATACCTATTATGAGTTATGGGATTAAATATTCATCAAGTTTCTTCGGGCCATTCCGTGATGCTGCTGAATCTGCACCACAATTTGGCGACCGTAAAACATACCAAATGGATCCAGCAAATCGTAGAGAAGCTTTAAGAGAATTAGATAGTGACTTAAATGAAGGTGCAGATATGATGATAGTTAAACCTGCATTAAGCTTTTTAGATATTATTAGAGACGTCAGAAATACAACAAATGTACCTGTCGTTGCATATAATGTAAGTGGCGAATATAGTATGACCAAAGCTGCATCAATTAATGGATGGATAGATGAAAAAGCAGTGGTTATGGAACAAATGATTTCTATGAAACGTGCAGGTGCAGATATGATTATCACTTATTTTTCAAAAGATATTTGTCGATATTTAGATGAAGAACAATAG
- a CDS encoding AbrB family transcriptional regulator produces the protein MSKQLRNNIIVLLLAILLSLILNAANILLPFMFGPIIASVICVRCFHMEVEWPFWLSQIGLVLLGVQIGSTFTENVIFDIKDDWLTIILITVMLLGLALIIAFFFKKIAKVNTETAILSVIPGALSQMLIMAEENKKANIMVVSLTQTSRIIFVVILVPFISYFFQDSVGSHSSGGSMVNTLTEALTIPNILLLALAVFLVYVIMGKINFPTRQLLAPILVLICWNLLTGVTFTLDNYIIAAAQVIYMIRIGIQIAKLLDQMKGRIAVAIAFQNILLILLTFVMVLFIAMVSDHSVNELFLGAAPGGMSQIVLVAIETGADVALISSYHIFRIFFILFLIAPLLSYFLKFRNKSHS, from the coding sequence ATGAGTAAACAATTAAGAAATAATATCATCGTTTTATTGCTAGCTATTTTATTAAGTCTAATCTTAAATGCAGCAAATATACTATTACCATTTATGTTTGGACCTATAATTGCAAGTGTCATTTGTGTTAGATGCTTTCACATGGAAGTTGAATGGCCGTTTTGGCTAAGTCAAATTGGATTGGTATTATTAGGTGTCCAAATAGGATCAACTTTTACCGAAAATGTAATCTTTGATATCAAAGATGATTGGCTGACTATTATATTAATCACAGTTATGCTATTAGGACTTGCATTAATAATAGCCTTTTTCTTTAAAAAAATTGCTAAGGTAAATACTGAAACTGCAATATTAAGTGTGATTCCAGGCGCGTTAAGTCAAATGCTTATAATGGCAGAGGAAAATAAGAAAGCGAATATTATGGTCGTCAGTTTAACACAAACATCAAGAATTATATTTGTTGTTATTCTTGTGCCATTTATTTCGTATTTCTTTCAAGACAGTGTTGGTAGTCATTCGTCAGGTGGTAGTATGGTCAATACACTAACCGAAGCATTGACTATTCCAAATATACTTTTATTAGCACTTGCAGTATTTTTAGTATATGTCATTATGGGGAAAATTAATTTTCCGACCAGACAATTACTTGCACCGATATTAGTACTTATATGTTGGAATTTATTAACTGGTGTTACATTTACCTTAGACAATTATATTATTGCTGCAGCACAAGTTATTTATATGATACGTATAGGTATACAAATTGCTAAATTATTAGACCAAATGAAAGGTAGAATCGCTGTAGCAATTGCATTTCAAAATATACTATTAATATTATTAACTTTTGTAATGGTGCTATTTATTGCAATGGTTTCCGACCATTCTGTTAATGAATTGTTTTTAGGTGCTGCGCCAGGTGGTATGAGTCAAATCGTATTAGTTGCAATTGAAACTGGTGCAGATGTAGCATTGATTTCAAGTTATCACATCTTTAGAATATTCTTTATACTATTTCTAATTGCACCATTATTAAGTTATTTCCTAAAGTTTAGAAATAAATCACATTCTTAA